The Parabacteroides sp. AD58 genome includes a window with the following:
- a CDS encoding glutamine synthetase family protein encodes MDNSLALNKNELVAYLKKPASQFTKEDIKRFIAENDIDMVNFMYPGGDGRLKTLNFVVNDLAYLDEILSCGERVDGSSLFPFIEASSSDLYVIPRYRTAFVDPFAEEKTVTMLCSYFNKDGELLDSSPEYVLHKACESFRKVTGMEFQAMGELEFYVIDEAQDDFPAVDQRGYHESAPFAKNNDFRTNCMLKIARCGGQIKYGHSEVGNFSDDGLNFEQNEIEFLPVAAEDAADQLMVAKWVIRNEAYNLGLNVTFAPKISIGKAGSGLHIHMRMMKDGKNQMLQEGVISETARKAIAGMMDLAPSITAFGNTNPTSYFRLVPHQEAPTNICWGDRNRSVLVRVPLGWSGGKDMCGQINPASTSATYDTTQKQTVEMRSPDGSADVYLLIASLAVACRHGFEMENALEIAEQTYVNVNIHKKENKDKLAKLKQLPDSCVASSKCLEEQRAVYEEYNVFSPGMIDSIIARLKAFKDENIRSKVTDNERKMLELVETYFHCG; translated from the coding sequence ATGGATAACAGTTTAGCATTGAACAAAAATGAGCTGGTAGCTTATTTGAAGAAGCCGGCTTCTCAGTTTACGAAAGAAGATATCAAACGCTTTATCGCGGAAAATGATATTGACATGGTTAATTTCATGTATCCCGGCGGAGACGGCCGGCTGAAGACTTTAAACTTTGTGGTGAACGACCTGGCCTATCTGGATGAGATACTCAGCTGCGGCGAACGGGTGGATGGTTCCAGCCTTTTCCCCTTTATCGAGGCAAGCAGTAGCGACTTGTATGTCATCCCGAGATATCGTACGGCTTTTGTCGATCCGTTTGCTGAGGAGAAAACCGTAACGATGTTGTGCTCGTACTTCAATAAAGACGGCGAGTTATTGGACAGTTCGCCGGAATATGTGTTGCATAAGGCCTGCGAATCTTTCCGAAAGGTGACAGGTATGGAGTTTCAGGCCATGGGCGAGCTGGAGTTTTATGTGATAGACGAGGCTCAGGATGACTTCCCGGCTGTTGATCAGCGGGGTTATCATGAATCAGCTCCGTTTGCCAAGAATAATGACTTCCGCACCAACTGCATGTTGAAGATAGCTCGTTGTGGCGGACAGATCAAATATGGTCATAGTGAAGTAGGAAACTTCTCGGATGACGGACTGAACTTCGAACAGAATGAGATCGAATTCCTGCCGGTTGCTGCTGAAGACGCGGCCGATCAGTTGATGGTTGCCAAGTGGGTGATCCGCAACGAAGCTTATAACTTAGGTTTGAATGTAACCTTCGCACCAAAGATCAGTATCGGTAAGGCTGGCTCCGGTTTGCACATTCACATGCGGATGATGAAAGACGGCAAGAACCAGATGCTGCAAGAAGGCGTTATTTCGGAAACAGCCCGTAAGGCTATCGCCGGTATGATGGATCTGGCTCCTTCGATTACAGCCTTTGGCAATACTAATCCGACTTCTTATTTCCGCTTGGTTCCGCATCAGGAAGCTCCGACTAATATTTGCTGGGGCGACCGTAACCGTTCGGTTCTGGTACGTGTGCCGTTAGGCTGGTCGGGAGGAAAAGATATGTGCGGACAGATTAATCCGGCCAGTACATCGGCTACTTATGATACGACGCAGAAGCAGACGGTAGAAATGCGCTCACCGGATGGCTCTGCGGATGTCTATCTGCTGATTGCCAGTCTGGCTGTCGCCTGCCGTCATGGTTTCGAGATGGAGAATGCCTTGGAAATAGCCGAGCAGACGTATGTCAACGTCAATATTCATAAGAAAGAGAACAAGGATAAACTGGCGAAGCTGAAGCAATTGCCGGACAGCTGTGTGGCCTCATCGAAATGTCTGGAGGAACAGCGTGCGGTATATGAGGAATACAATGTGTTCAGTCCGGGAATGATTGACAGTATCATCGCCCGTCTGAAGGCTTTTAAAGACGAGAATATCCGGAGTAAGGTGACCGACAACGAGCGGAAGATGCTCGAACTGGTTGAAACCTATTTCCATTGTGGTTGA
- a CDS encoding DUF4136 domain-containing protein, translated as MRKIVLSAFLLLTMFCSFGQTSSKKVCRLGFTYDISKNSNWGKNDLVVTSVKPYSNAEKAGIQPYDIITHIEDIPVSSVSKDEIIQLLNPANKRNIMLTIKSTSTPSREVILNKECKPINEISEDQLAMAFNMYSLETTSVREFVCPFKTIVTTDTVDFAQFHTYKFAASEENTKLEADINQVIEKELTKKGFTSDNQKPDFLVQTFYYFDKNPNYVGPSPIKLKQPVYRFNINRNKMEKVPFLEPSASESEAAYLLQLGIRIIDQKVSAGRVLWECEANELLEEAYHLEEYAQIHVPLMLMQFPYLKNKKNVHFIVSQCSYNYTGINYNMDKLSSVVSVDRNSPAYEAGVRAKDVIEGIEGQSTDYSIEEFTAAYRQFITNTMTLRNPDTRFTDSKGFSRCMYWDAFKYPQVTKAIQNPNNLTAFAYLYYFAPYINPTSNNAITFYVKQGSERKKIIIRPTIRTGITIELK; from the coding sequence ATGAGAAAAATAGTATTATCAGCATTCCTTTTATTGACCATGTTCTGCAGCTTCGGACAAACTTCGAGCAAGAAAGTTTGCCGCTTAGGGTTCACCTACGATATCAGCAAGAACAGCAACTGGGGAAAGAATGATCTGGTTGTGACATCAGTAAAACCTTATTCCAACGCCGAGAAGGCCGGAATCCAACCGTATGACATCATTACCCATATCGAAGATATTCCCGTATCGAGTGTCTCCAAGGATGAAATTATCCAATTGCTGAATCCGGCCAACAAACGGAATATCATGCTTACCATCAAGTCGACCTCCACTCCTTCGCGGGAAGTGATCCTGAATAAAGAATGTAAGCCGATCAATGAAATCAGCGAGGATCAGTTAGCCATGGCTTTCAACATGTACAGCCTTGAAACGACTTCGGTTCGAGAATTCGTTTGTCCGTTCAAGACGATCGTGACGACTGATACGGTCGATTTTGCCCAGTTTCATACCTACAAGTTTGCTGCTTCCGAAGAAAACACGAAGCTGGAAGCAGACATTAACCAGGTTATTGAAAAGGAACTGACCAAGAAAGGTTTTACGAGCGATAACCAAAAGCCGGACTTCCTTGTACAGACGTTTTATTACTTCGACAAGAATCCGAATTACGTCGGGCCGAGTCCGATCAAATTAAAACAGCCGGTGTACCGTTTCAACATCAATCGCAACAAGATGGAAAAGGTTCCGTTCCTCGAACCCTCAGCTTCCGAATCAGAAGCCGCCTATCTGTTGCAGCTCGGTATCCGCATCATCGATCAGAAAGTCAGCGCCGGGCGCGTCTTATGGGAATGCGAAGCCAACGAATTACTGGAAGAAGCCTATCATCTGGAAGAATATGCGCAGATCCATGTACCGCTCATGCTGATGCAATTCCCGTACCTGAAGAACAAGAAGAATGTACATTTCATCGTCAGTCAGTGTTCTTATAACTACACAGGTATCAACTACAACATGGATAAACTGAGTTCGGTTGTTTCCGTCGACCGCAATTCGCCGGCCTACGAAGCCGGAGTCCGGGCAAAAGATGTTATTGAAGGTATCGAAGGACAAAGCACGGATTATTCGATTGAAGAATTCACCGCAGCGTACCGTCAGTTTATTACCAATACGATGACATTGAGAAACCCCGACACCCGGTTTACCGACAGCAAAGGTTTCAGCCGGTGCATGTATTGGGATGCGTTTAAATATCCGCAAGTGACCAAGGCCATTCAAAATCCGAATAACCTGACGGCCTTTGCCTACTTATATTACTTTGCTCCGTATATCAATCCGACGAGCAATAACGCTATTACGTTTTATGTCAAACAGGGAAGTGAACGGAAGAAGATCATTATCCGTCCGACTATCCGTACTGGCATCACTATTGAATTAAAATAA
- the mgrA gene encoding L-glyceraldehyde 3-phosphate reductase, translating to MDMYLADKQRYEQMSYRRCGKSGLLLPAISLGLWHNFGSVDVFEQFKQIAFRAFDQGITHFDLANNYGPVYGSAEENFGRILRKGLGAYRDELLISTKAGYDMWPGPYGNWGSRKYLMASLDQSLKRMELEYVDIFYSHRPDPLTPIEETMGALADIVRQGKALYVGISNYNPEQTRAALAVLKEYKVHCLIHQARYSMFDRWVEPELLSVLDDEGVGMIAFSPLAQGLLTDKYLQGIPENSRAAKPTGHLKREQVTADKIARAARLNELAAQRGQTLAEMALAWILRDKRVTSVLIGASSVAQLDDNLKTLNHLDFSTDELKQIESILV from the coding sequence ATGGATATGTATTTAGCAGACAAGCAACGGTATGAGCAGATGTCGTATCGCCGGTGTGGAAAGAGCGGACTGCTACTTCCTGCCATTTCGTTGGGCTTGTGGCATAATTTCGGGAGTGTGGATGTGTTCGAACAATTTAAGCAGATTGCTTTTCGGGCTTTTGATCAGGGCATCACTCATTTTGATTTAGCCAATAATTACGGGCCGGTTTACGGTTCGGCTGAAGAGAATTTTGGCCGGATTCTGCGTAAAGGCTTAGGGGCTTATCGGGATGAGTTGCTGATCTCGACGAAGGCGGGTTACGATATGTGGCCGGGACCGTACGGAAACTGGGGCAGCCGGAAATACCTGATGGCAAGTCTCGATCAGAGTCTGAAACGGATGGAACTGGAATATGTGGATATCTTCTATTCGCATCGCCCTGATCCGCTGACACCGATCGAGGAAACGATGGGCGCGCTGGCCGATATCGTACGCCAAGGCAAGGCGTTGTATGTGGGCATTTCCAATTATAATCCGGAACAGACGCGGGCTGCTCTGGCCGTACTGAAGGAGTATAAGGTGCATTGTCTGATTCATCAGGCGCGTTATTCGATGTTCGACCGTTGGGTGGAACCGGAATTATTGTCTGTTCTCGACGATGAAGGAGTCGGGATGATCGCCTTTTCTCCGCTGGCCCAGGGCTTGCTTACGGATAAATATTTGCAGGGCATTCCTGAAAATTCGAGAGCCGCGAAACCGACCGGGCATCTGAAACGGGAACAAGTAACGGCCGATAAGATCGCCCGTGCTGCCCGGCTGAATGAATTGGCGGCACAACGCGGACAGACATTGGCCGAAATGGCTTTGGCCTGGATTCTGCGTGACAAGCGGGTGACGAGCGTTCTGATTGGCGCCAGCTCGGTTGCTCAGCTTGATGATAACCTCAAAACATTGAACCACCTTGACTTTTCTACAGATGAATTGAAACAAATCGAATCGATATTAGTATAA